The segment ATTGATTTGATCCGGGAGCTTCAAAAAAACAAATCCTGTTTTTTGACTGAAACTCAGATACTGATGATGACGCAATAGAGCGGTTGAATTCCGATGAAAGTCTTATGTGAAAGTTGGATTTATTCGGCTTAATATGAGGGTTTGATCATAACTGCGGCCATATTTTGCTGTGCGTAGCCTCGGAGTCCCGCCCGTTGCCGGCATCCCCCGGATCGTGCTGGAGAAGCCGGCAAGGGGCGGGACGGACCCCGTGACATTGTGGCCGCAGTTATGATCAAACCCGATATCACCAAAGTCGGTCAGCATTAGATCCATTTGATTTGATATCCTTTGATGCGTGCCATATGATGCACCGACGAAACGTGATAATCTGCATGTTTCCAGAAAGTTACAGATGTTGTGGATCCTGGCACAGCCAACCTTTGTAAATTCAAAATGCAGTGCTTGAATAAGCAGGTGTAAAAAATTAATGCCTGCAGGACTTTCGAAAAAAGCGATAAGGTCAGGGTCTGCATCAATTGTATTGATCCTGTTAAGCCAACGTTGCAACGTGGTGCGGGGAACATTATTTTTTTTGGCAAATTCACGCTGACTGAATTTATCCCTGTAGCTTATAAAATCGATAACCGTGGTGGAGACATCATCTCTGAACCAGTTGCTTTTGGAGTTTGCTTTTTGAAAAAAATCGTCGTATTTAGAGTTCATAGCCCGGTCTGGTTGAGTGTAGTTCCTCTCATTGAATAGTTTTTTGGCAAAATCTCTATTCTCAGATCGGGCTATTCTTGTCTACCTATTTTTCTCATCCATTTTGATATTAAGCAGAACTACGCTGGGACTATATGGCCGCACTTATGACCAACCCCGATATTGAATTCGCAGACCGCCGGCAGCAGAATTGCGTTGCAAATTCCGTGCGGCAGATTGTAGAATCCGCCCAGCTGGTGTACCATCGCATGAACATAACCCAGGCTGGCATTGTTAAAGGCCATGCCGGCAAGATACTCGGCATAGGCCTCCACTGCATGGGGCAGCGCATCCATTCCGGTAGCGGCGGTCAGTGACGGGGGCATGCCCACCATCAGCATGGGGTCATTGATGGCAATGTTGGGCGTGCACCGCCAGTCGACGATGGCCATCTTTACATGGGTCGGTGTTGGTAATGATGCAGAAACGGGTCATCTCGGAAGCGGTTCCGGCGGTGGTGTTGATGGCCAGAAACGGAGGCATGGGCTTTGTTGACTTGTTCACGCCTTCAAAACCGTGGATGTTGCCGCCGTTTGCGATGATCAGGCCGATGCCTTTGCCGCAGTCGTGGGAGCGCCACCGCCCAGTGAGACGATGCCGTCGCAGTCGTTTTTCTGGTATGCCTTGACCCCGTCGTGAACGTTTTTATCTGTCGGGTTTGGTTCTGCGCCGTCATAGATGAATGTCTGGGGGTCGGCTGCCTCAAGCAGTGCCTTGATTTTATCGGCAACCCCGAGTTTGGCGAGTCCCGCATCGGTAACGATGAGAATCTTGGTCGCCCCCAGGGCTTTGTTATGCTCACCGGTCTCATTTGAGCCGCCCGTCCCCATCAATGAAACGGTTGGAATAAAAAATCCAAAAGTTTGATCTGCTAATGCGGTCCGTGCCCGCAACCCAATTTCCATGGAATTGCCGTTACAAAAAATTCTTTAATTTTCTACCGCCCGTTCGCTTCGCTCTCTCGAGGCACAGAGCTCGCAGAGACCAAAACCACCGTTTCGAAGCTCTGTGTTCTTCGCGTCTCGAGCGAAGCGGGCGGTAACTATAACGGAAAAATTTTTGTTTTTTTTGACAGAGTTTGAGGGATAAGACACTAAGGCCATGGCTCCAATCTCTTTTTATGTTTTTAGTGGCTGCTATTTATAAAAACGTACGGGACTTTTCCGGAAGTGTGAAACCCCTTTTTCAGTTACCTTCATGCTCTCTGGTACTGGCCGTTCAGAAGATTCTTAGGAATTCTGGAATGTCTGGTGCAGGTTAATAACAGGTTTGGTGCAATGGCTATGCACAACCGGAAAGCGTTAAGGCCCGCTGGCTTGAGGTTGCATGAGCTCATTGGTCAGGGCAATCAGGCCCCGAGGAGCGTTTCGTCAAATCCGATAAACAGGCTGATGAAACTGTTATATGTATGTTGTGGATAGACGATCGAAACTGGCGATTTCGATGGCGTATCACCAGATATTTTCTTGTTCCGGATGTTCAATCAACTGGGTAGGCATCTTTCAATGGAAAACGGATATTTAAAGTGATAATCTGAAATTATTCTACAGGAAGTATAACCGAATTCGCAATCGAAAAAAATGGGGGGCATGATTCAAAGCAAATGAGGGTTTGATCATAACTGCGGCCATATTTTGCTGTGCGTAGCCTCGGAGTCCCGCCCGTTGCCGGCGCGTACGACATGGCGCGATCCGGTGAAAAGATGTCGGGGGGCCATGAAGCGTTAACAAGCGCAAACGGTTTGAGGCTTGCCGAGCTTTTGCGCTTTAGATTCATGGGCCCGGCAATCCTCCAGATCGTGCTGGAGAAGCCGGCAACGGGCGGGACGGACCCCGTGACATTGTGGCCGCAGTTATGATCAAACCCGCAAATGAAATTGCCGGCATTTATTTATTCCTTGATTTAGAAATCGGTTTCACATAACATTCTATGTTTTTAATAAACTTGGTGCTTGGATGGGCGGGTTACCGGGAATGATGCGATGGCCCTTTAACGATATCTGAATTGAGTATCTGAACTGAGCATATGAATACAAAAAATCTCAGAGAAATTCCGTTTAATTATACGTCTGCAGATGATAGGCAGATCATCCGGCATCTGCTCGGGCAGGACATATGGCACATGCTCGAACGGCTCCGGTTTCAGCGCAGAACCGGCCGATCGGCCAGGCTGTTGATGCGCATTATCGGAGACATGTTCATTCTTCGGAGAAATCCGTATGTATTCCAGGAACTTGTCGACAGTCCGGGGAAACACCGGCGGTTCTTCCGGGAAATCAAAGATGACCTGCACGTTGTTGAATGCAAGGCGGATGGAAATGCTGACGTTATCGAGATCATATCTCGATGCCGGCAATATACCGCAAATCTGGAGGTCCGTCTGGCCGGTATCAAAAAACGGCGTCATCTGATCCGGCAGTCGCTGGCAGCCGTGGTGGGCATGGAAAATGTGTTTGATGATCCCTTTACATTGATCAGCCATGCAACCGATGCTACGGACTGGCGGCTTTATCTTCCGGTGGCAGTGGTTTTTCCGACCGGGGAATTACAGGTGGCCCTGCTTCTGACTGCCATTGAAAAACTTGGCCTTCATGCCATCGCCCGTGGTGCGGGCACGGGGCTTACCGGCGGCAGTGTGCCGGTTAAACCCGATTGTGTGATCATCAATACCGAAAAACTCAATCACATCCATGGGATCACGCCCCATGAATTTGAGATGCCCGACGGGCGGGTGATCCCATCGCCGGTCATTCATCTGGAGGCTGGTGTGATTACCGAATCTGCCATGAATTATGCGGCCCGGCAGAACCTGGTATTTGCAACGGACCCGACCAGCTGCTGGGCATGCACCATCGGCGGGAATATCGCGGAGAATGCCGGAGGCAAGACAGCCGTGCTGTGGGGTACGGCTATCGACAACCTGCTGTCATTTCTCATCTCCATTCCCGGCGGCATACGCTGGCAGGTGCGGCGCAGGCATCATCCGCTCCGGAAAATCCTGCCGGATGACCGGGTCGTGTTTGACGTTCTGGATGAGCCGGGGAATCGGGTTCGTACCATTGAACTTTCCGGTACGGAAATCCGCAAGAAGGGGCTGGGAAAGGATATCACCAATAAAGCCCTCAAGGGGCTTCCCGGTGTTCAGAAAGAAGGGACCGACGGAGTGATCACATCGGCGGAATTTATTCTGCATCAGGCCTATCCCCTCAAGACAACGTTTTGCCTGGAATTTTTCGGAAGCGACATGGAGGAGGCCAGCCGGGTGATCCGGGATATTTCCGCGGCATTTGTCAACCAGGGCGAAGAAGCCCTGATGGCGCTCGAGCATTTTGACGAAGAATATGTCCGGGCGATCGACTACAAGACCAAAGCGCCCAAACGCGAGCGGCCCAAGGCAGTGCTGCTCATCGATATGGTGGCCCATACCCGGCCGCAGCTTGACGCCGGCAGACTCAGTCTTGAATCGCTTCTCAAACCCTATCCCAATACGTATATGTTTGTGGCAAAAGATAACGCTGAAGCGGTTCGATTCTGGCAGGATCGAAAAAAACTGGGGGCCATAGCCGCCAGGACCCATGCTTTCAAGCTCAATGAGGATATCGTGCTGCCGCTGGACAAGCTCGGGGAGTTTGCCGGTTTTGTGGATGACCGCAACTGCGAGGAGAACCGTTATAATCAGAAATCCGTTGTCTGGCAGCTGGGGGCCTTCCTTGAAAAGGCCCAGCCTGAAGAAGATCCGCAATGGCTGGCGGATAAACTGCCCAGAGCCAGGCAGCTGCTGCTTGACGCCATTGACCGGATAACTCTGGCCGGAAAGCAGCCGCTTCGTGACGAGACGCATGTCAAAGCCGTATTAAAGGATCTGCTGGAGCTTTTCAGGGGGTATAACCGGGTCAGCCGGGAGATTCAGGAATTTTACCGGGATATCCGGTCCTGTCTGATTGTGATTGCCACTCACATGCATGCCGGGGATGGTAATGTTCATGTGAATATCCCCGTATTTTCCAATAACCGGGATATGATGAACCAGGCGGCGGAAACCGCCGATGCCGTAATGGCAAAGGCCGTCGAGCTGGGAGGGGTGGTCAGCGGCGAGCACGGCATCGGGTTTACCAAGCTTAAATATCTTGAGCAGTCCCGGATTGATGAGCTGACGGCTTATCGTGCCATCATTGATCCAAAAG is part of the Desulfobacterales bacterium genome and harbors:
- a CDS encoding DUF3683 domain-containing protein, with the translated sequence MNTKNLREIPFNYTSADDRQIIRHLLGQDIWHMLERLRFQRRTGRSARLLMRIIGDMFILRRNPYVFQELVDSPGKHRRFFREIKDDLHVVECKADGNADVIEIISRCRQYTANLEVRLAGIKKRRHLIRQSLAAVVGMENVFDDPFTLISHATDATDWRLYLPVAVVFPTGELQVALLLTAIEKLGLHAIARGAGTGLTGGSVPVKPDCVIINTEKLNHIHGITPHEFEMPDGRVIPSPVIHLEAGVITESAMNYAARQNLVFATDPTSCWACTIGGNIAENAGGKTAVLWGTAIDNLLSFLISIPGGIRWQVRRRHHPLRKILPDDRVVFDVLDEPGNRVRTIELSGTEIRKKGLGKDITNKALKGLPGVQKEGTDGVITSAEFILHQAYPLKTTFCLEFFGSDMEEASRVIRDISAAFVNQGEEALMALEHFDEEYVRAIDYKTKAPKRERPKAVLLIDMVAHTRPQLDAGRLSLESLLKPYPNTYMFVAKDNAEAVRFWQDRKKLGAIAARTHAFKLNEDIVLPLDKLGEFAGFVDDRNCEENRYNQKSVVWQLGAFLEKAQPEEDPQWLADKLPRARQLLLDAIDRITLAGKQPLRDETHVKAVLKDLLELFRGYNRVSREIQEFYRDIRSCLIVIATHMHAGDGNVHVNIPVFSNNRDMMNQAAETADAVMAKAVELGGVVSGEHGIGFTKLKYLEQSRIDELTAYRAIIDPKGLMNPGKLSDHDVPDEVFTPSHELLGLEARILQYFRLEELAEKISKCMRCGRCKSSCCVFYPEQNLFAHPRNKNLAIRALIEAILYNSQRFQSTKFDFLEYLEDIADHCTICHKCLAPCPVNIDTGEVSVLERDILKRLNFKHTAFPTWLSLRYLDSRSELLNSMFRKTVLGWGVSLQRMGSRVFSALPVASSRKKGKVAHLLSSPIPRPSSGTLWYILPPCPPNQAVLINPPNAFLHTVFYFPGCGSERLYSEISKAALYILLKTGTRVVLPPPFICCGFPARVNAAASLYERQVLRDTIIFNQIRNMFAYLEFDACVVSCGTCREALQQMGVETIFGCGVEDVSRFALEKGLQLQNGRSCLYHTPCHDSLDSAAPGLLETYGRYDVSLVDHCCSESGTLALSRPDIASAMRIRKADAISGARKPSGETTVMLTNCPSCLQGLGRNADLNIQPRHIAEELAINAGGLMWESELRYMLREADTVLF